One stretch of Sinomonas terrae DNA includes these proteins:
- a CDS encoding fumarylacetoacetate hydrolase family protein, with amino-acid sequence MSDPNHVLPEDAEAALLVGRVWDPEAGGPRVVAVRGGDVYDLQAETPTVAGLLASGDPAAVVRGAVERQAPRWSTAEVIEAAEEGDRSGPHVIAPVDLQVVKACGVTFVESMIERVIEERAAGDPARAVTLRERVGAALGGSLDGVRPGSVEAEKAKAVLKEEGLWSQYLEVGIGKDPEVFSKAPVLSSVGYGSQIGILEASEWNNPEPELVLVVAPDGRAVGATLGNDVNLRDIEGRSALLLGKAKDNNGSCALGPFIRLFDGAFTLDSLRNEEILLDVQGTDGFRLEGRNSLAHISRPFEELIAATVGRHHQYPDGFALFTGTLFAPVQDRGESGKGFTHRVGDRVEISSPRLGTLANVVGLCEELPPWEYGLREFFAYLAATALRKNGTSSSSTGPAGNSVEA; translated from the coding sequence ATGAGTGACCCCAACCACGTCCTGCCCGAAGACGCCGAAGCGGCACTCCTCGTGGGAAGGGTCTGGGACCCCGAGGCAGGGGGCCCACGCGTCGTCGCCGTCCGGGGAGGCGACGTCTACGACCTCCAAGCGGAGACCCCGACCGTGGCCGGCCTGCTGGCCTCGGGCGACCCGGCCGCCGTCGTACGCGGCGCCGTCGAACGTCAGGCTCCCCGCTGGTCCACCGCCGAGGTGATCGAGGCGGCCGAGGAAGGGGATCGCTCAGGCCCCCATGTGATCGCGCCGGTCGACCTCCAAGTGGTCAAGGCCTGTGGGGTGACGTTCGTGGAGAGCATGATCGAGCGTGTCATCGAGGAGCGCGCCGCGGGCGACCCGGCCCGGGCCGTCACCTTGCGAGAGCGAGTGGGAGCAGCACTCGGCGGAAGCCTCGACGGTGTTCGCCCCGGCAGCGTGGAGGCCGAAAAGGCCAAGGCCGTCCTCAAGGAGGAGGGACTGTGGTCCCAGTACCTCGAGGTCGGGATCGGGAAGGATCCTGAGGTCTTCAGCAAGGCCCCGGTGCTCTCGTCGGTGGGCTACGGCTCGCAGATCGGGATCCTCGAGGCGTCCGAATGGAACAACCCGGAGCCCGAGCTGGTTCTCGTCGTCGCCCCCGACGGCCGCGCCGTGGGCGCGACCCTCGGCAACGATGTCAACCTGCGCGACATCGAGGGCCGGAGCGCCCTCCTCCTCGGCAAGGCCAAGGACAACAATGGCTCGTGCGCTCTCGGGCCCTTCATCCGGCTCTTCGACGGCGCGTTCACACTCGACTCCCTGCGCAACGAGGAGATCCTGCTCGACGTGCAGGGAACGGACGGGTTCCGGCTCGAAGGCCGCAACAGCCTCGCCCACATCAGCCGGCCGTTCGAGGAGCTCATCGCGGCGACCGTGGGCCGCCATCACCAGTACCCGGACGGGTTCGCGCTCTTCACCGGAACGCTCTTCGCACCGGTACAGGATCGAGGCGAGTCGGGGAAGGGGTTCACGCATCGGGTGGGGGACCGGGTGGAGATCTCGAGTCCCAGGCTCGGCACCCTCGCCAATGTCGTGGGTCTGTGCGAGGAGCTCCCGCCGTGGGAGTACGGTCTGCGAGAGTTCTTCGCCTATCTCGCCGCGACGGCGCTGCGCAAGAACGGCACGAGTTCGTCCAGCACCGGACCCGCAGGAAACAGCGTCGAGGCGTGA
- a CDS encoding dihydroxyacetone kinase family protein, protein MTRLWNEPADFADDMVEGFVRANGRWVRKVYGGVTRSTQAAEPEVAVVIGGGSGHYPAFAGLVGPGLAHGAAMGNLFASPSAHQVESVARASHRGRGVLLSYGNYAGDVLHFTEAQEALRADGIDCRTVTVTDDIFSAPPQDAEKRRGIAGDLTVFKVAGAAASLGYDLDGVERVARLANDRTRSLGVAFTGCTMPGAAEPLFTVPEGRMAIGLGIHGEPGLDETDIPTANGLAELFVEQLLADAEVPAGASKPGGRVVPVVNGLGSVKSEELFVVYARVADLLESAGLTIVDPQVGEFCTSFDMAGVSLTLLWLDDELERLWLAPADTPAYRCGAVDRASLTPTADDGDADERATVPSASAASSEAARRIAELLDATRQTIDEHADELGRIDAIAGDGDHGIGMQRGARAAAAEAAALVELRAGAGTLLSRAADAWADRAGGTSGALWGVILRTLGGQLGDAEPVSAEGVRAGVLSASEAVRSYGKARVGDKTLVDALVPFAETLAARVDEGASLSDAWDAAAQAATAAAERTADLMPGLGRARSHGEKALGVPDPGAVSLALIVTTVAALLSRGERTDVAP, encoded by the coding sequence ATGACACGGCTCTGGAATGAACCGGCCGATTTCGCAGATGACATGGTGGAGGGCTTCGTCCGCGCCAATGGCCGCTGGGTCCGCAAGGTCTACGGGGGCGTAACCCGCTCCACCCAGGCCGCGGAGCCTGAAGTCGCCGTCGTGATCGGCGGCGGGAGCGGGCACTACCCGGCCTTCGCGGGCCTTGTGGGCCCCGGGCTGGCCCACGGGGCCGCAATGGGAAACCTCTTCGCCTCGCCGTCCGCCCATCAGGTCGAATCTGTGGCGCGGGCGAGCCACCGCGGCCGCGGAGTGCTGCTCAGCTACGGGAACTATGCGGGCGACGTCCTGCACTTCACCGAAGCGCAGGAAGCGCTGCGCGCCGACGGCATCGACTGCCGCACGGTCACCGTCACGGACGACATCTTCTCCGCTCCTCCCCAGGACGCAGAGAAGCGCCGGGGCATTGCCGGCGACCTCACCGTCTTCAAGGTTGCGGGAGCCGCGGCGTCGCTCGGCTACGACCTCGACGGCGTTGAGCGCGTCGCGCGTCTCGCGAATGATCGGACGCGCTCGCTCGGCGTCGCCTTCACCGGTTGCACGATGCCGGGGGCGGCCGAGCCGCTCTTCACGGTTCCCGAGGGGAGGATGGCGATCGGTCTCGGGATCCACGGCGAACCGGGGCTCGACGAGACGGACATCCCGACCGCCAACGGCCTCGCCGAGCTGTTCGTCGAACAACTCCTCGCCGATGCCGAGGTGCCGGCGGGGGCCTCCAAGCCGGGCGGCAGGGTGGTGCCGGTGGTCAACGGGCTCGGCTCGGTCAAGTCCGAGGAGCTCTTCGTCGTCTACGCGCGGGTGGCGGACCTCCTCGAATCCGCGGGCCTTACGATCGTCGACCCCCAGGTGGGCGAGTTCTGCACGAGCTTCGACATGGCGGGCGTATCGCTCACGCTCCTGTGGCTCGACGACGAGCTCGAGCGCCTGTGGCTCGCTCCCGCCGACACACCGGCCTACCGCTGCGGCGCAGTGGACCGCGCTTCCCTCACGCCAACGGCGGACGACGGCGATGCCGACGAGCGCGCGACGGTGCCTTCGGCGTCTGCCGCCTCGAGCGAGGCGGCGCGGCGCATCGCCGAGCTGCTCGACGCAACCCGCCAGACGATTGACGAACACGCGGACGAGCTGGGCCGCATCGACGCGATCGCGGGCGACGGCGACCACGGCATCGGCATGCAGCGCGGGGCTCGGGCGGCCGCGGCCGAGGCGGCGGCCCTCGTCGAGCTCCGAGCGGGCGCGGGCACTCTGCTCTCGCGCGCAGCCGACGCGTGGGCCGATCGCGCGGGAGGGACCTCGGGCGCCCTGTGGGGAGTCATCCTCCGGACACTCGGCGGCCAGCTCGGCGATGCGGAGCCGGTCTCTGCAGAGGGCGTCCGAGCTGGCGTGCTCTCGGCGTCAGAGGCCGTGCGGTCGTACGGAAAGGCCCGTGTGGGCGACAAGACCCTCGTCGACGCCCTCGTTCCGTTCGCCGAGACCCTCGCGGCCCGCGTGGACGAGGGGGCCTCCCTCTCCGATGCGTGGGATGCCGCCGCGCAGGCTGCGACAGCCGCCGCCGAGCGCACCGCAGATCTCATGCCCGGCCTGGGCCGCGCGCGCTCGCACGGCGAGAAGGCCCTCGGCGTGCCCGATCCCGGTGCCGTCTCGCTCGCCCTCATTGTGACGACGGTCGCGGCCCTGCTCAGCAGGGGCGAGCGCACCGACGTCGCCCCCTGA
- a CDS encoding squalene cyclase — protein sequence MVVSDSILDWLVESDPALRWQVERDLVRSPEHVWEATRSRVSSEGLGARLLALQEPDGQWAGGSYFPGDFDFNGPEAAEGAGQPWTATTWALNSLREWGLDATALEGTAQLLAANSRWDYGNLPYWGGEVDCCINAYTLANGAWLGADVSGIAQWFLDHRMDDGGWNCEWVTGSTRSSFHSTLNTLRGLLYYEAASYAPGYYAPAYYEAACYEAATGGGTAETGRRGELRSARKAGEEYLLERHLLRTLRTGQIVGPWATSFAYPFRWQYNALRALDYFRCAALQDAIPADDRLKEAAAVVRAARREDGKWLQGKVLPGRVWFDVDVPEGQPSKWLTFYGTRVLQWLDGAEWLDG from the coding sequence ATGGTCGTCTCCGACTCCATTCTGGATTGGCTCGTCGAATCAGACCCCGCGTTGCGCTGGCAAGTGGAACGCGACCTCGTGCGTTCGCCTGAACACGTGTGGGAGGCGACCCGGAGCCGCGTTTCGAGCGAAGGGCTCGGTGCCCGCCTCCTCGCCCTGCAGGAGCCGGACGGCCAGTGGGCGGGAGGATCGTACTTTCCGGGCGACTTCGACTTCAACGGTCCGGAAGCCGCCGAGGGTGCTGGCCAGCCTTGGACGGCGACGACCTGGGCGCTCAACTCACTCCGCGAGTGGGGGCTCGACGCGACAGCGCTCGAGGGAACCGCACAGCTCCTCGCGGCGAACAGCCGCTGGGACTATGGCAACCTCCCGTATTGGGGCGGCGAGGTCGACTGCTGCATCAACGCCTACACCCTCGCCAACGGGGCGTGGCTCGGCGCCGACGTCTCCGGCATCGCCCAGTGGTTCCTCGACCACAGGATGGACGACGGCGGGTGGAACTGCGAGTGGGTCACCGGATCGACGCGCTCCTCGTTCCACTCGACGCTCAACACACTCCGCGGCCTCCTTTATTACGAGGCTGCGTCTTACGCGCCTGGGTATTACGCGCCTGCGTATTACGAGGCTGCATGTTACGAGGCTGCGACGGGCGGCGGCACTGCGGAGACCGGCAGGAGGGGCGAGCTCCGGAGCGCCCGCAAAGCGGGGGAGGAGTATCTGCTCGAGCGCCACCTGCTCCGGACGCTCAGGACCGGCCAGATCGTCGGTCCTTGGGCGACCAGCTTCGCGTATCCGTTTCGTTGGCAGTACAACGCGCTGCGCGCGCTGGACTACTTCAGGTGCGCCGCGCTCCAGGACGCCATCCCGGCGGATGACCGCCTCAAGGAGGCTGCCGCCGTCGTCCGCGCAGCCCGCCGTGAGGACGGCAAGTGGCTCCAAGGCAAGGTCCTTCCCGGGCGTGTCTGGTTCGACGTGGACGTGCCGGAGGGCCAGCCGTCGAAGTGGCTCACGTTCTACGGCACGCGGGTCCTGCAGTGGCTGGACGGCGCTGAATGGTTGGATGGTTGA
- a CDS encoding alpha/beta fold hydrolase: MSIATNPSDGTQLAYEVSGEGPGVLLLHGSALSRAIWRGLGYLRALEGFTVVRMDLRGHGRSGKPHTPDGYRMPLVVEDVMTVLDDARVEAAHLVGYSFGSRVAFALAAREPQRVLSLATLGGTYRGQRGEVEKVFFPGYLEALRTGGMRAFADGFQAAGNQLDPSTRAAFLANDAEAIAAYFEATEEGEGVPETVLAQLSMPALLMAGTLDLPRLEQSRRASEIMPHARFVELPGRTHASTLFPAGPVLDELVPFLRSAVAAR, translated from the coding sequence GTGAGCATCGCCACCAACCCCTCCGACGGAACCCAACTCGCGTACGAAGTCTCGGGGGAAGGGCCCGGCGTTCTCCTGCTCCACGGCTCGGCGCTTTCGCGCGCGATTTGGAGAGGCCTGGGCTACCTGCGAGCACTCGAGGGATTCACCGTCGTCCGGATGGACCTGCGTGGCCACGGGCGGAGCGGCAAACCGCACACCCCGGATGGCTACCGCATGCCTCTGGTCGTCGAGGACGTGATGACGGTCCTCGACGACGCTCGCGTTGAAGCCGCCCACCTCGTCGGCTACTCGTTCGGTTCCCGCGTGGCCTTCGCTCTGGCTGCGAGGGAGCCGCAGAGGGTCTTGAGCCTCGCGACCCTCGGCGGCACCTACCGCGGACAGCGCGGGGAGGTCGAGAAGGTCTTCTTCCCCGGGTACCTCGAGGCCCTGCGCACTGGGGGAATGCGTGCCTTCGCCGACGGCTTCCAAGCCGCCGGGAATCAGCTCGACCCGTCGACGCGCGCTGCGTTCCTCGCCAACGACGCGGAGGCGATTGCGGCCTACTTCGAGGCAACTGAGGAGGGCGAGGGGGTCCCGGAGACGGTCCTGGCCCAGCTCTCCATGCCTGCGCTGCTGATGGCGGGAACGCTCGATCTGCCGCGGCTCGAGCAGTCCCGGCGGGCGTCGGAGATCATGCCGCACGCCCGCTTCGTGGAACTGCCCGGCCGCACTCACGCCTCGACGCTGTTTCCTGCGGGTCCGGTGCTGGACGAACTCGTGCCGTTCTTGCGCAGCGCCGTCGCGGCGAGATAG
- a CDS encoding enolase C-terminal domain-like protein encodes MARISSITTQDIRFPTSLELDGSDAVNVDPDYSAAYVVIRTDDAEEGHGFVFTGGRGNEIVVKAIESYAGLLTGLDADALVADLGDASRRLVHDSQLRWLGPEKGVSHMACGALVNALWDLRARREGKPLWLLLSELSPEEIVDIVDFTHISDTLSPANALDLLRTGQHGKAERIAELKANGYPAYTTSPGWLGYSDEKLVRLSKEAAADGFSMIKLKVGGSVEDDRRRLRLAREAVGALPIGIDANQRWDVAEAIDWVKALGEFEPYWIEEPTSTDDILGHAAIRKGVAPIRVATGEAVANRIVVKQLLQAGAIDVLQIDATRVAGVNENIANILLAAQFGVAVCPHAGGVGLCELAQHFSFFDFAAVSGTQENRMIEYVDHLHEHFAEPVRIERGRYVAPQRPGTGAEILAASRQRWEFPAGPGWAEVGARAAVSSPTLAGDAR; translated from the coding sequence ATGGCCCGCATTTCTTCCATCACGACTCAGGACATTCGCTTCCCCACCTCGCTCGAGCTCGACGGATCCGATGCCGTCAACGTCGATCCGGACTATTCGGCCGCGTACGTCGTCATCAGAACTGACGACGCCGAGGAGGGCCACGGCTTCGTCTTCACGGGCGGCCGCGGCAATGAAATCGTGGTCAAGGCCATCGAGTCCTACGCCGGCCTTCTGACCGGTCTCGACGCCGACGCGCTCGTGGCCGACCTCGGCGACGCGTCACGGCGCCTCGTCCACGATTCCCAGCTCCGCTGGCTCGGGCCTGAGAAAGGCGTGAGCCACATGGCCTGTGGTGCGCTCGTCAACGCGCTGTGGGACCTTCGGGCACGCCGGGAAGGCAAGCCGCTCTGGCTCCTCCTGAGCGAGCTGAGCCCTGAGGAAATCGTCGACATCGTCGACTTCACCCACATTTCCGACACCCTCAGCCCCGCCAACGCCCTGGACCTCCTCCGGACCGGGCAACACGGCAAGGCTGAGCGCATCGCGGAGCTGAAGGCGAACGGCTACCCCGCCTACACGACCTCGCCCGGCTGGCTCGGCTACAGCGACGAGAAGCTCGTCCGGCTCAGCAAGGAAGCGGCCGCCGACGGCTTCTCCATGATTAAGCTCAAGGTCGGCGGGAGCGTCGAGGACGACCGCCGGCGCCTGCGGCTCGCTCGGGAGGCAGTAGGCGCCCTTCCTATCGGGATCGACGCGAACCAGCGCTGGGATGTCGCCGAGGCGATCGACTGGGTCAAGGCGCTCGGCGAGTTCGAGCCCTACTGGATCGAGGAGCCGACGAGCACGGACGACATCCTCGGCCACGCCGCCATCCGGAAGGGGGTCGCGCCGATCCGGGTCGCTACGGGCGAGGCCGTGGCGAACCGGATCGTGGTGAAGCAGCTCCTGCAGGCGGGCGCCATCGATGTCCTCCAAATCGACGCCACGCGGGTCGCGGGGGTGAATGAGAACATCGCGAACATCCTCTTGGCGGCCCAGTTCGGCGTTGCAGTCTGCCCCCATGCGGGCGGCGTGGGGCTCTGCGAGCTCGCCCAGCACTTCTCGTTCTTCGACTTTGCCGCGGTCTCGGGCACGCAGGAGAATCGGATGATCGAGTACGTCGACCACCTCCACGAGCACTTCGCGGAGCCCGTCCGGATCGAGCGCGGCCGGTACGTCGCGCCGCAGCGCCCGGGGACGGGAGCCGAGATCCTCGCGGCCTCCCGGCAGCGCTGGGAGTTCCCGGCAGGCCCGGGCTGGGCAGAGGTAGGCGCCCGCGCCGCGGTCTCCTCCCCGACCTTGGCGGGAGACGCCCGATGA
- a CDS encoding TetR/AcrR family transcriptional regulator — protein sequence MPKIVDHDQRRVELVDATWRIIAEKGLDGATMRDIAAEAGFANGALKPYFPTKDRLLDFAFEHIFAQTNRRMEEATSGRSGRDAVRAYCHEILPLDDERLNEARVAIAFWQKALQDPAKAAVHDRSMEQWRASLGQLLISAGYRGNDLENALGAVMDLVLGAQITATLSPAHHSPDKLIAQLDTLLDALI from the coding sequence ATGCCCAAGATCGTGGACCATGACCAGCGCCGAGTGGAGCTCGTGGACGCGACCTGGCGGATCATCGCCGAGAAGGGGCTCGACGGAGCCACGATGCGGGACATCGCGGCCGAGGCCGGCTTCGCGAACGGCGCCCTCAAGCCCTACTTCCCCACCAAGGATCGACTGCTGGACTTCGCGTTCGAGCACATCTTCGCCCAGACCAATCGGCGCATGGAAGAAGCCACCTCGGGGCGCTCCGGCCGGGACGCCGTCCGCGCCTACTGCCACGAGATCCTGCCCCTCGACGACGAGCGGCTCAACGAGGCGCGGGTCGCGATCGCCTTCTGGCAGAAGGCGCTCCAGGACCCGGCGAAGGCCGCTGTACACGATCGGTCGATGGAGCAATGGCGAGCCTCGCTGGGCCAACTGCTCATCAGTGCCGGCTACCGAGGCAACGACCTCGAGAATGCCCTCGGAGCCGTGATGGATCTCGTGCTCGGGGCACAGATCACGGCCACCCTCTCCCCCGCGCATCACTCACCCGACAAGCTCATCGCCCAGCTCGACACGCTTCTCGACGCCCTCATCTAA
- a CDS encoding helix-turn-helix domain-containing protein, which translates to MTPLTPAMTPALDLAVAHDVDTWRRATSESFVPLKVTVDRPAGFRGTIRGKRLLPDDLAMIEVDASGHAVHRTEELVASSNLKYFKLGIQLAGTGLLLQDGREAVLQPGDLAVYSTDRPYTLAFDGDFRSLVLMFPHSALDLPAEAMAQVTATAISGSSGLGQLVSPFLIRLAENLDAIAGPNGARLVHNALDLVTTLFNSELDARVSASRDPHQILLARVHDFIESHLGDPELSPGSIAAAHYISTRHLHDLFRELGTTVAASIRERRLERCRRDLRDPVLADRPVTVIAARWGFLDSAHFSRIFRAAFGESPTGYRARRV; encoded by the coding sequence ATGACCCCACTCACGCCGGCAATGACGCCGGCCCTCGACCTCGCCGTCGCACACGACGTCGACACCTGGCGCCGCGCGACGTCGGAATCCTTCGTACCGCTCAAGGTCACCGTCGACAGGCCAGCGGGCTTCCGAGGGACGATTCGAGGCAAGCGGCTCCTGCCCGACGACCTCGCCATGATCGAGGTCGACGCGAGCGGGCACGCCGTACACCGCACCGAGGAACTCGTCGCCTCGTCGAACCTCAAGTACTTCAAGCTCGGGATCCAGCTGGCCGGAACGGGCTTGCTCCTGCAGGACGGCAGAGAGGCAGTCCTGCAGCCGGGCGACCTCGCCGTGTACTCGACCGACCGGCCCTACACGCTCGCGTTCGACGGCGACTTCCGCTCGCTCGTGCTCATGTTCCCGCACTCCGCCCTCGACCTTCCGGCCGAGGCCATGGCCCAGGTGACGGCGACCGCGATCAGCGGCTCGAGCGGTCTCGGCCAGCTCGTGAGCCCGTTCCTCATCCGTCTCGCCGAGAACCTCGACGCGATCGCGGGGCCCAACGGCGCTCGGCTCGTCCACAACGCGCTCGACCTCGTGACCACGCTGTTCAACAGTGAGCTCGACGCTCGGGTCTCGGCCTCACGCGATCCGCATCAGATCCTCCTCGCCCGGGTCCATGACTTCATCGAATCCCACCTCGGCGACCCCGAGCTCTCCCCCGGCTCAATCGCCGCAGCCCACTACATCTCCACCCGACATCTGCACGACCTGTTCCGAGAGCTCGGAACAACCGTTGCCGCGTCGATCCGCGAGCGGCGCCTCGAGCGGTGTCGGCGCGACCTCCGAGATCCCGTGCTCGCCGATCGTCCCGTGACCGTAATCGCCGCCCGTTGGGGCTTCCTCGACTCGGCACACTTCAGCCGCATCTTCCGGGCGGCTTTCGGGGAGTCGCCCACGGGCTACAGGGCGCGGAGGGTCTGA
- a CDS encoding aldehyde dehydrogenase (NADP(+)), whose translation MSEDATRQDAMTQQTTAEELAQTVEAAHEAFLKGRSATPQTRAEWLESVASALEADAEALIQVAARETHLSEPRLTGELRRSVFQLRLFAEEIRAGEHLDATIDHADPEWGMGPRPDIRRVNVPLGVVGVFGASNFPFAFSVAGGDTASALAAGCAVVHKGHEAHPELAVLTAAALVRGLEAAGAPAGLFALVTGREAGTELVKHPLVKAIGFTGSTAGGRALMDLAAKRPEPIPFYGELGGINAVVVTPSAWLERRDEVISEYVGSFTLGMGQFCTKPGLLFVPAGEDVELQEPLEEALRGVAGHSLLTGHLAAGYAQSVEHVSSRPGVRVLVPGSFDEVPQPTVLVADASEAFSDPELLRREMFGPASLVLRYADGEELLRLVGLLEGQLTTTVQGTASDVGQDSTDELTQLLAERSGRVLWNQWPTGVTVSYAQHHGGPYPATSSNTTSVGTAAIRRFLRPVAYQGWPEAALPEALQDANPWHIPQRVDGVWHLPEAAEGAAE comes from the coding sequence ATGAGCGAGGACGCGACCAGGCAGGACGCCATGACCCAGCAGACGACGGCGGAGGAGCTCGCCCAGACGGTGGAGGCAGCCCACGAGGCGTTCCTCAAGGGAAGGAGCGCGACTCCGCAGACGCGGGCGGAATGGCTCGAGTCCGTCGCATCGGCCCTCGAGGCCGATGCGGAAGCCCTCATCCAAGTCGCCGCGCGCGAAACGCACCTCTCGGAACCGCGTCTCACCGGTGAACTGCGCCGGAGCGTGTTCCAGCTGCGGCTCTTCGCGGAGGAGATCCGCGCTGGCGAGCACCTCGACGCGACGATCGACCATGCGGACCCCGAATGGGGCATGGGCCCGCGCCCGGATATCCGCCGGGTGAATGTCCCGCTCGGAGTTGTCGGCGTCTTCGGCGCCTCCAACTTCCCCTTCGCGTTCAGCGTCGCAGGCGGTGACACGGCGTCCGCCCTCGCAGCAGGCTGCGCCGTCGTGCACAAGGGCCACGAAGCCCACCCGGAGCTCGCGGTCCTCACCGCGGCAGCCCTCGTCCGGGGACTCGAAGCGGCCGGAGCGCCAGCCGGACTCTTCGCCCTCGTCACGGGACGTGAGGCGGGCACAGAGCTCGTCAAGCACCCGCTGGTCAAGGCGATCGGCTTCACCGGCTCGACGGCGGGCGGCCGGGCTCTCATGGATCTCGCGGCGAAACGCCCCGAGCCCATCCCGTTCTACGGCGAGCTCGGCGGGATCAACGCGGTCGTCGTCACGCCGAGCGCGTGGCTCGAGCGGCGGGACGAGGTCATCTCCGAGTACGTCGGCTCCTTCACCTTGGGAATGGGGCAGTTCTGCACGAAGCCCGGGCTGTTGTTCGTGCCCGCAGGCGAGGATGTGGAGCTGCAGGAGCCGCTCGAGGAGGCCCTGCGCGGCGTCGCCGGCCACTCGCTCCTCACCGGACACCTGGCGGCGGGCTACGCGCAGTCGGTGGAGCACGTGTCGTCGCGGCCAGGTGTCCGGGTGCTCGTTCCCGGCAGCTTCGACGAAGTTCCGCAGCCGACCGTCCTCGTCGCCGACGCGAGCGAGGCCTTCAGCGATCCCGAACTGCTCCGCCGCGAGATGTTCGGCCCGGCAAGCCTCGTGCTGCGTTATGCCGACGGCGAGGAACTCCTCCGGCTCGTCGGCCTCCTCGAAGGGCAGCTCACGACGACGGTCCAGGGGACCGCGAGCGATGTCGGGCAGGACTCGACCGACGAACTCACGCAGCTGCTCGCCGAACGCAGCGGGCGCGTGCTCTGGAACCAATGGCCGACGGGCGTGACGGTCAGCTATGCCCAGCACCACGGCGGCCCCTACCCGGCGACGTCCAGCAACACCACCTCGGTCGGGACGGCGGCCATTCGGCGCTTCCTGCGCCCTGTCGCATACCAGGGCTGGCCCGAGGCAGCACTCCCCGAGGCCCTGCAGGACGCGAACCCCTGGCACATCCCGCAGAGGGTCGACGGCGTGTGGCACCTGCCGGAGGCCGCGGAGGGGGCGGCGGAATGA